One Brevibacillus choshinensis genomic window carries:
- a CDS encoding VOC family protein, with the protein MESSPLQTEIGAVFVPVRHIEEARDWYCRLLGIPADQDILFGHLYCIPMQKGPTLILDSKIFPKSSPSDAPLFHFNTQDIEAAYRYLQEMGVTLVSPIESGHWFTFRDPDGNLLMVCKC; encoded by the coding sequence ATGGAATCCTCCCCTCTGCAGACAGAAATTGGCGCAGTATTCGTGCCTGTTCGGCACATCGAAGAAGCCCGCGACTGGTATTGCCGGCTGCTCGGCATACCTGCTGATCAAGACATCTTGTTCGGCCATCTCTACTGCATTCCGATGCAAAAGGGCCCCACGCTCATCCTGGACAGCAAAATTTTCCCAAAAAGCTCACCCAGTGACGCTCCGCTGTTTCATTTCAACACGCAGGACATCGAGGCAGCTTACCGCTACCTGCAAGAGATGGGCGTTACGCTCGTGAGCCCCATCGAAAGCGGGCACTGGTTTACGTTCCGCGACCCAGACGGCAACCTGCTGATGGTCTGCAAATGCTAG
- a CDS encoding GNAT family N-acetyltransferase, protein MLDGLTILRQVKKWAFADRNAHRLWLDVKETKKCALQLYLSEGFCMEGTLREGLRTGDEYESLIVLSMLRREYTGS, encoded by the coding sequence ATGCTAGACGGTCTCACCATCTTGCGACAAGTCAAAAAGTGGGCGTTCGCAGATCGGAACGCCCACCGCCTATGGCTGGATGTCAAAGAGACGAAAAAGTGCGCCCTGCAGCTGTACCTGTCCGAGGGCTTTTGCATGGAGGGCACGCTTCGCGAAGGCCTGCGGACAGGCGATGAGTACGAATCATTGATCGTCCTGTCCATGCTCAGACGCGAGTACACAGGCAGCTAA